A stretch of the Octopus bimaculoides isolate UCB-OBI-ISO-001 chromosome 8, ASM119413v2, whole genome shotgun sequence genome encodes the following:
- the LOC106872402 gene encoding tudor domain-containing 6: MMPVISPGEGYSKSQVSVKTRSGSFTYGFKSPEFPVGTSLNVMITHVTSPQYFHCQGTRYAPAFGQLADKIHMHYSQLQPEEEILMLVSPGQPCIAQYSMDKSWYRAKVNRELTNNIIEVFFIDYGNIELVPKHLIKVTKPEFMEMPAQGIPCCLHGVTNVRSYWSPEHIAQFEDLVLEQFFTATFKSVSSTGIHAVELSKDEDVCVNLIFGQLTNSLCLAGNDEDDDDDDQLQCDPSLRSVSVGRDRSNLKVTVASESRNSTSKRISPKGRSPVKNGRSQRNLLPNVNGSTPSDSYANVGYQNYKLNVGDSLDICMIFLISPHEFWCQPVCMGNALKSLMKELNENQCDNAYGTFKTMPPSQTPCLAKFTDDGMWYRAEIVDVKQDQAAVFYVDYGNAEILPFSQLRMLPHRFIDVPTIAVKCSLNLPPGTIWSESQINALQDLALDHRVTAKVLSCLQKTYVLELFDPLSKKNLVSIVENTNTLKPLTIANGTSLPVVISWVNSPDAFWLQLVSNEHQLDELVQNMQDYYDKLKERYEGNVAVGTFVVAQFSEDSAWYRAVVEEIFVSSVRVRFVDFGNDEVTPVTNLKPLVPVFTRHCCQAVRCRLIDIKPISFGEWGQDAKLFLENIEENVMCTFKKQVQSIFHVELKLNGVSIAEKFLQLGLAAIVNVKPQQHQEPNGHRQSKNIIQTYKVIQPRFDKPAAVVVSYYTSIFDFWCQLVGFSEELDMLMDSLVADGNSSTLLHIKPGDLVVGNPCIAKKLGNKTWYRALVLDIQHHSVDVLFVDYGNTERVTFENIRQMTSKYMQLPRLASHCKLSDVYSHLSIVNGVFSELVLEKSVQAKFLNYDQATEIYEVDLIVDHNTSIVVHLEQFISSSAAQTSTALHLPDTISRSDSKLSIISNDDKLPTGDIKEVSVSYVYTPECFYVQFLDDDDVIESLADELNGEYSKQYWLEKSLTLVEVGMFCCAKYYLDDQWYRAVIVDYTTDDAAVRFVDYGNQERVSLQGIKPLAEKFQSIPFLAYKFSLANVMPIEEEWSRNACDIFEDLVFNKTLTIQNIGQGMCVLIDDGNNIASLFIKSGCAKNLITESAVLTQPSSAVEPPKSYLDVIFEDENVFEAKDSMPDVLFVSKLFANTAVPSEKVQCRVTHITDSKKPGIFYIRLATMEEQYSELSKKLYCQPVNYCGPSLKINTLCSVFNPNSSNLCRGVIISAKPNLLLDIKCIDTGEYLKDVPASSILNITADTNLTTLPPLALPCTLKSCQMWNDRLQSRFHLSTNAKSLFVSFESKSKPYLVELYSLNGQLLAEIISNQASMQNIIQNPNTDKHILQPLDLLQFECLGVYVTHLVTPENFWCQPEESVVSLKQLEKEMNLYCSNCDKGNKAVDLQLSSLCVVRSAKDGKFYRGKVQSLKKFSCDILLVDFGNTETVERKSIWPLHKDFTKLPMQAFECHLAYVEGKNNSWSQNSFSIFQNLCLNQLMTAEICSILQHPGGTGYVINLTLKGKNVAELLVEREIAEVYDKVELSNDVIVDRSVMDVIAWLQKQQYWWNLVCGELLNIQICSVVSQKEFWIKMFPKVPIVDKLKDLMEEIYRSLAPTEAAVSEYQIGVLYAVVAPDENVYRAILKAVTNEDLTVFDIDCGLTKVVPRDCLKELFHFLTDLPPLAIHCEIAEDPTSESFVSDLWIGQMKVKECKADNLYVVSLIPAELSSSHHRYLEPTYNSGFTMEVKVCFTTNPQDFWCQSSDSYGLDSLMNQLQIYQSDDIIPTAEICVGLPCLAKYSEDGALYRAEVVSVNVASSSVEVIFCDYGNIESVMITELIPIPECFMILPKQALHCSLADVSPKGESYWDEDMCTGFEEIVSEKVFTMSVLTERANSVYMINLKDGNDKRLQEILIECDMASGLTAQMFSECGESNSDLQSANHPVADNKSQDIDSPDDDESQDLPSLDAEPSETEAVTTVSPETEAVTTVSPETEAVTTVSPETEAVTTVSPETETVTTVSPETE; this comes from the exons ATCTGGATCCTTCACATATGGATTTAAGAGCCCAGAGTTTCCAGTTGGTACCTCTCTCAATGTCATGATTACTCATGTTACCAGTCCACAATATTTCCACTGCCAAGGTACAAGATATGCACCAGCATTTGGCCAACTTGCAGACAAGATTCATATGCATTATTCCCAATTGCAACCTGAAGAGGAAATCTTGATGTTAGTATCACCAGGCCAACCGTGCATTGCTCAATATAGCATGGATAAATCGTGGTACAGAGCCAAAGTTAACC gagAACTGACCAACAATATTATAGAAGTATTCTTCATAGATTATGGCAACATTGAACTTGTTCCCAAGCATCTTATTAAAGTGACAAAACCAGAATTTATGGAGATGCCTGCTCAAGGAATTCCATGTTGTCTGCATGGAGTCACAAATGTTCGGAGTTATTGGTCACCAGAACACATTGCTCAGTTTGAAGACTTGGTTCTTGAACAGTTTTTCACTGCCACTTTCAAGTCTGTCAGTTCAACTGGCatacatgcagtggaactgagtaAAGATGAAGATGTCTGTGTCAACCTCATATTTGGTCAGCTCACTAACAGTCTTTGTTTAGctggtaatgatgaagatgatgatgacgatgatcaacTACAATGTGACCCGTCTCTTCGATCGGTCAGTGTTGGTCGTGATAGGTCCAATTTAAAGGTCACTGTTGCATCAGAATCGAGAAATTCAACAAGCAAAAGAATCTCACCAAAAGGACGGTCTCCTGTAAAGAATGGTCGAAGTCAAAGGAATTTGCTCCCTAATGTCAATGGTTCTACTCCTAGTGATTCATATGCAAATGTGGGTtaccaaaactacaaattaaatGTTGGTGACAGCTTAGATATCTGTATGATATTTTTGATAAGTCCACATGAATTTTGGTGTCAGCCTGTCTGTATGGGCAATGCTTTGAAAAGCTTGATGAAGGAACTGAATGAAAACCAGTGTGACAATGCATATGGCACCTTTAAGACTATGCCGCCATCTCAAACACCATGTCTAGCTAAATTTACTGATGATGGCATGTGGTATCGAGCTGAAATAGTAGATGTAAAACAAGACCAAGCAGCCGTTTTTTATGTTGATTATGGAAATGCTgaaattttaccattttctcaACTGAGAATGTTGCCACATCGCTTTATTGATGTACCTACTATAGCTGTGAAATGTTCACTCAACTTACCTCCCGGAACTATTTGGTCTGAATCTCAGATAAATGCATTACAGGACTTAGCACTTGATCACCGAGTCACTGCAAAAGTATTGTCATGTTTACAGAAAACTTACGTCCTTGAATTGTTTGACCCACTGTCCAAAAAGAATCTAGTTTCCATTGTGGAAAATACAAATACTTTAAAACCCTTGACCATAGCGAATGGTACAAGTTTACCTGTTGTTATATCTTGGGTCAATAGTCCAGATGCTTTTTGGTTACAACTGGTCAGCAATGAACATCAGCTAGATGAACTAGTGCAAAATATGCAAGATTATTATgacaaattaaaagaaagatatgaaGGCAATGTAGCTGTTGGAACTTTTGTAGTTGCCCAGTTCAGTGAAGACTCTGCATGGTATCGAGCAGTTGTTGAAGAGATATTTGTTTCTAGTGTACGTGTCCGGTTTGTGGACTTTGGTAATGATGAAGTTACACCTGTAACTAATCTGAAACCACTTGTTCCTGTATTCACCAGACATTGTTGTCAAGCTGTGCGTTGTCGCTTGATTGACATTAAACCAATCTCTTTTGGAGAATGGGGACAGGATGCAAAACTATTTTTGGAAAACATTGAAGAAAATGTCATGTGTACTTTCAAGAAACAGGTTCAAAGTATATTCCATGTAGAACTGAAACTCAATGGAGTTTCCATAGCTGAGAAATTCTTACAGTTAGGACTGGCTGCAATAGTAAATGTTAAGCCTCAACAACATCAGGAACCAAATGGACATCGCcagtcaaaaaatatcattcaaacTTACAAAGTTATACAACCACGTTTTGATAAACCAGCTGCTGTAGTAGTCTCTTACTACACTTCCATTTTTGATTTCTGGTGCCAGTTAGTTGGTTTTTCTGAGGAATTAGATATGCTGATGGATTCATTGGTAGCAGATGGCAACTCCTCAACTCTTCTCCATATTAAACCAGGTGATCTGGTTGTTGGCAACCCATGTATTGCCAAAAAGCTGGGAAATAAGACTTGGTACCGAGCACTAGTGCTTGACATACAACACCATAGTGTTGATGTTCTCTTTGTCGATTATGGAAATACTGAGAGAGTAACTTTTGAGAATATTCGTCAGATGACTTCCAAATATATGCAACTACCTCGGTTAGCTTCCCACTGTAAGTTGTCTGATGTATATTCTCACCTCTCTATTGTAAATGGTGTTTTTTCAGAACTTGTTCTCGAAAAATCAGTACAGGCCAAGTTCTTAAATTATGACCAGGCTACTGAAATTTATGAAGTGGATCTGATTGTGGACCATAATACATCTATTGTTGTCCACTTAGAACAGTTCATATCTAGCTCTGCTGCTCAGACATCAACTGCTCTTCACTTACCTGATACAATATCACGAAGTGATTCAAAGCTTTCCATTATTTCCAATGATGATAAACTACCAACTGGAGACATCAAAGAAGTCTCTGTTTCCTATGTATACACACCAGAATGTTTTTATGTCCAGtttttagatgatgatgatgtgatagaAAGCTTAGCTGACGAATTAAATGGTGAATATTCAAAGCAGTATTGGTTGGAGAAGTCTTTGACCTTAGTTGAAGTGGGAATGTTTTGCTGTGCTAAATATTACCTTGATGATCAATGGTATCGTGCAGTTATAGTTGATTACACTACTGATGATGCTGCTGTTCGTTTTGTTGATTATGGTAATCAGGAAAGAGTTTCCCTCCAAGGCATCAAACCACTCGCTGAAAAGTTTCAGTCTATTCCATTTTTGGCTTATAAATTTTCTCTGGCTAATGTAATGCCCATTGAAGAGGAATGGTCAAGAAATGCCTGTGATATATTTGAAGACTTAGTTTTCAACAAAACACTAACCATCCAAAATATTGGCCAAGGAATGTGTGTTTTGATTGATGATGGTAACAACATTGCTTCTCTCTTTATCAAATCAGGATGTGCTAAGAATCTTATCACTGAATCAGCTGTGCTGACTCAACCGTCCAGTGCTGTGGAGCCACCAAAATCCTACTTGGATGTCatatttgaagatgaaaatgTTTTTGAAGCTAAAGATTCAATGCCAGATGTGTTGTTTGTTTCAAAACTTTTTGCTAACACTGCTGTGCCTTCTGAAAAAGTTCAGTGCCGCGTGACACATATCACAGACAGTAAAAAGCCTGGAATTTTCTATATCAGGCTTGCAACCATGGAAGAACAGTACTCAGAACTGTCCAAAAAACTCTATTGTCAACCAGTCAATTACTGTGGCCCATCACTTAAAATAAATACCCTCTGTAGTGTGTTTAACCCCAATTCCTCTAATTTATGCCGTGGTGTTATTATTAGTGCAAAACCTAACCTCTTACTTGACATAAAATGTATTGATACTGGAGAGTATTTGAAAGATGTTCCTGCATCTTCTATACTTAATATTACTGCTGATACCAACTTGACTACACTTCCTCCCCTTGCTCTGCCATGCACCTTAAAAAGTTGCCAAATGTGGAATGACCGCCTGCAAAGCAGGTTCCATCTCTCTACAAATGCAAAATCCCTGTTTGTAAgctttgaatctaaatctaagcCATATCTTGTTGAACTCTACTCTCTAAATGGACAGTTACTTGCTGAAATTATTTCTAATCAGGCCTCAATGCAAAATATTATCCAGAACCCTAATACAGATAAAC atatTCTTCAGCCATTGGATCTTCTTCAGTTTGAATGCCTTGGTGTATATGTAACCCACCTAGTTACACCTGAGAACTTTTGGTGTCAGCCTGAAGAGAGTGTTGTTTCTCTGAAACAGCTTGAGAAAGAAATGAACCTGTATTGTAGCAATTGTGATAAAGGGAATAAGGCTGTGGATCTCCAGCTGTCCTCTCTCTGTGTTGTCAGGTCTGCTAAAGATGGTAAATTTTACCGAGGCAAAGTACAATCTTTGAAAAAGTTTAGCTGTGATATTCTACTTGTTGATTTTGGTAATACAGAAACTGTTGAACGCAAAAGCATTTGGCCATTGCATAAAGACTTTACAAAACTTCCAATGCAAGCATTTGAATGTCATTTGGCTTATGTGGAAGGCAAAAATAATTCATGGTCCCAGAACTCTTTCAGTATCTTTCAGAATTTATGCCTAAATCAGTTGATGACAGCTGAAATTTGCAGCATTTTGCAGCACCCTGGTGGTACAGGATATGTGATAAACTTAACACTGAAAGGTAAGAATGTTGCTGAACTTCTTGTAGAACGAGAAATAGCTGAAGTCTATGACAAAGTTGAACTTTCAAACGATGTTATTGTTGACCGTTCTGTTATGGATGTAATTGCATGGCTGCAGAAACAACAGTACTGGTGGAACCTGGTCTGTGGAGAATTGCTGAATATTCAAATCTGCAGTGTTGTATCTCAAAAGGAATTCTGgataaaaatgtttccaaaagtgccTATTGTTGATAAGCTAAAGGATCTAATGGAAGAAATTTACCGAAGTTTAGCTCCTACTGAAGCTGCTGTAAGTGAATACCAAATCGGTGTTTTATATGCTGTTGTTGCTCCTGATGAGAATGTTTATCGGGCCATCCTAAAAGCTGTTACCAATGAAGATTTAACAGTTTTTGATATTGACTGTGGTCTTACAAAAGTAGTACCCAGGGACTGTCTCAAagaattgtttcattttcttactGACTTACCACCTTTAGCCATCCATTGTGAAATAGCCGAAGACCCAACTTCTGAATCTTTTGTGTCAGATTTATG GATTGGACAGATGAAAGTCAAAGAGTGTAAGGCAGACAACCTCTATGTGGTGTCCTTAATACCTGCAGAATTATCTTCTAGTCATCACAG GTATTTAGAACCAACCTATAATTCAGGCTTCACTATGGAAGttaaagtttgtttcacaacgAATCCTCAAGATTTCTGGTGCCAGTCATCTGATTCCTATGGTCTTGATAGCTTAATGAATCAGTTGCAGATTTACCAAAGTGATGATATCATCCCAACTGCAGAGATCTGTGTAGGATTACCATGCCTTGCCAAATACAGTGAAGATGGTGCTCTTTATCGAGCTGAGGTTGTCTCAGTCAATGTTGCCTCATCATCTGTGGAGGTGATTTTCTGTGATTATGGTAATATAGAGTCAGTAATGATCACTGAGTTGATACCAATTCCAGAATGCTTCATGATTCTCCCAAAACAGGCTTTGCACTGTAGTTTAGCTGACGTATCTCCAAAAGGTGAGAGTTACTGGGATGAAGATATGTGTACTGGTTTTGAAGAGATTGTTTCTGAAAAGGTGTTTACCATGTCAGTTCTGACTGAAAGGGCTAATAGTGTTTATATGATCAACTTAAAAGATGGTAATGACAAACGTCTTCAAGAAATTCTGATTGAGTGTGACATGGCCTCAGGCCTCACAGCACAAATGTTTAGTGAATGTGGAGAAAGTAATTCAGATCTTCAGTCAGCAAATCATCCTGTAGCAGATAACAAATCACAAGATATTGATTCTCCAGACGATGATGAATCACAAGATCTTCCTTCTCTTGATGCCGAGCCCTCAGAAACTGAAGCAGTTACAACTGTGTCCCCAGAAACTGAAGCAGTTACAACTGTGTCCCCAGAAACTGAAGCAGTTACAACTGTGTCCCCAGAAACTGAAGCAGTTACAACTGTGTCCCCAGAAACTGAAACAGTTACAACTGTGTCCCCAGAAACTGAA